One Papaver somniferum cultivar HN1 chromosome 10, ASM357369v1, whole genome shotgun sequence genomic window carries:
- the LOC113317202 gene encoding ABC transporter B family member 19-like isoform X1 produces the protein MAENTETPTKPMEAELNEKKKAEQSLPFYQLFSFADKYDLFLMSVGTVGAIIHGSATPVFFLLFGEMVNGFGKNQSDFQKMTSEVSKYALYFVYFGFVVCISSYAEISCWMYTGERQVITLRKKYLEAVLKQDVGFFDTDARTGDIVFSVSTDTLLVQDAISEKVGNFIHYLSTFLAGLVVGFISAWKLALLSVAVIPGIAFAGGLYAYTLTGLTSKSRKSYANAGIVAEQAIAQVRTVYSFVGENKALNSYSDAIQSTLKLGYKAGMAKGLGIGCTYCIACMSWALVFWYAGVFIRNGQTDGGKAFTAIFSAIVGGMSLGQSFSNLGAFSKGKAAGYKLMEIIKQKPSIIQDSTNGKCLTELKGNIELKNITFSYPSRPDVIIFRNFSISFPAGKTVAVVGGSGSGKSTVVSLMERYYDPHEGLVLLDGTNIRNLQLSWLRDQIGLVNQEPALFATTILGNILYGKPDATMEEIEAAAAAANAHSFISLLYDGYNTQVGERGVQLSGGQKQRIAIARAMLKDPKILLLDEATSALDAGSESIVQEALDRLMVGRTTVVVAHRLSTVRNVDRISVIQQGQVVESGTHEELIAKVGAYASLVHFQEMARYKDFSISLSNRSRSSRLSHSLSTRSLSLRSGSLRKLSYQYSTGADGRIEMISNTDTERKNPAPDGYFFRLLKLNAPEWPYAIIGAAGSVFSGFIGPTFAIVMSNMIEVFYYRDALAMERKTKVFVFIYIGTGIYAVGAYLIQHYFFSIVGENLTTRVRRMMLAAILRNEVGWFDEEENNSSLIAARLATDAADVKSVMAERTSVILQNMTSLLTSFIVAFIIEWRVSLLILAIFPLLVLANFAQQLSLKGFAGDTAKAHAKTSMIAGEGVSNIRTVAAFNAQEKILELFCNELRVPQLQSLRRSQSAGLLFGLSQLALYASESLVLWYGVHLVGRGISTFSKVIKVFVVLVVTANSVAETVSLAPEIIRGGDAISSVFSILDRSTEIESDDPEAETVKTVRGDIELQHVDFCYPSRPELNVFKDLSLRVRAGRSQALVGASGSGKSSIISLILRFYDPTAGKVMIDGKDIRRLNLKSLRLKIGLVQQEPALFGATILENIVYGKEGATEGEVIEAARAAHVHGFVSGLPDGYKTQVGERGIQLSGGQKQRIAIARAILKDPAILLLDEATSALDAESECVLQERIERLMRGRTTVIVAHRLSTIRRVDCIGVVQDGRIIEQGSHSELVSRSEGAYSRLLQLQHHRM, from the exons TATGCTCTGTATTTCGTCTACTTCGGATTTGTTGTTTGCATTTCATCCTACGCTG AGATATCATGTTGGATGTACACTGGGGAGAGACAAGTGATTACATTGAGGAAGAAATATCTAGAAGCAGTGTTGAAACAAGATGTTGGATTCTTTGATACAGATGCTAGAACTGGAGATATTGTCTTTAGCGTTTCTACTGATACTCTTCTTGTTCAAGATGCCATTAGTGAAAAG GTGGGAAATTTCATACACTATCTTTCAACTTTTCTAGCTGGATTAGTGGTAGGTTTCATATCAGCATGGAAGTTGGCACTATTGAGTGTGGCTGTGATACCGGGGATCGCCTTTGCTGGTGGTTTATATGCTTATACCCTCACTGGTCTCACTTCGAAGAGCCGAAAATCCTATGCAAATGCTGGGATAGTCGCCGAGCAG GCCATTGCACAAGTACGGACAGTTTACTCGTTCGTGGGAGAGAATAAGGCCTTAAATTCTTACTCAGATGCAATACAGAGCACATTGAAACTTGGTTACAAAGCTGGAATGGCCAAAGGCCTAGGAATCGGATGTACATATTGTATTGCATGCATGTCCTGGGCCTTGGTTTTCTGGTATGCAGGAGTTTTCATAAGGAATGGGCAGACAGATGGCGGGAAGGCCTTCACAGCAATTTTCTCGGCCATTGTTGGGGGCAT GAGCTTGGGACAATCATTTTCGAACTTGGGAGCCTTTAGCAAAGGGAAAGCAGCTGGGTACAAACTAATGGAAATTATCAAGCAAAAGCCTTCGATAATACAGGACTCCACTAATGGGAAATGTTTGACAGAGCTTAAGGGGAACATAGAACTAAAAAACATAACCTTTAGCTACCCATCCCGACCAGATGTCATCATCTTTCGGAATTTTTCGATTTCATTTCCTGCTGGAAAGACAGTTGCTGTGGTTGGGGGAAGTGGATCTGGAAAGAGTACTGTTGTATCTCTTATGGAAAGGTACTATGATCCACATGAGG GACTGGTTTTGTTGGATGGCACAAATATTAGGAACCTGCAATTGTCATGGCTACGAGACCAGATTGGATTGGTGAACCAAGAACCAGCTCTTTTTGCTACCACCATTCTAGGAAACATACTATATGGAAAGCCTGATGCAACCATGGAAGAAAtcgaagctgctgctgctgctgccaatgcACATAGTTTCATTTCATTACTCTATGATGGTTATAACACACAG GTTGGAGAACGAGGAGTCCAATTATCTGGTGGTCAGAAACAAAGAATTGCCATAGCAAGAGCCATGCTAAAGGATcccaaaattcttcttcttgatgagGCCACCAGTGCCTTGGATGCAGGCTCTGAGAGCATTGTCCAAGAGGCTCTAGACCGCCTCATGGTTGGCAGAACTACAGTTGTTGTTGCGCATCGCCTTTCCACCGTCAGAAACGTTGACAGGATATCTGTTATCCAGCAAGGCCAAGTTGTTGAGTCTGGGACCCATGAAGAATTGATTGCCAAAGTCGGGGCTTATGCATCCTTAGTTCATTTCCAGGAGATGGCGAGATATAAAGACTTCAGTATTTCCTTATCCAACCGTTCACGGTCGTCACGTCTAAGCCATTCATTATCAACCAGGTCGTTAAGCCTCCGATCAGGGAGCTTAAGGAAATTGAGTTATCAGTATAGTACAGGGGCAGATGGTCGGATAGAAATGATATCCAACACTGACACTGAAAGGAAGAATCCCGCACCAGATGGGTACTTTTTTAGGCTACTTAAATTGAACGCACCTGAATGGCCATATGCAATTATAGGGGCAGCGGGATCAGTCTTTTCTGGATTCATTGGCCCAACCTTTGCTATCGTCATGAGCAATATGATTGAGGTGTTTTACTATAGAGATGCATTGGCAATGGAGAGGAAAACAAAGGTGTTTGTCTTCATATATATTGGAACCGGGATTTACGCAGTAGGCGCGTATTTGATTCAGCATTATTTCTTCAGTATTGTTGGTGAAAACCTAACAACTCGAGTGCGAAGAATGATGCTTGCAG CAATCCTAAGGAATGAAGTGGGTTGGTTCGACGAGGAGGAGAACAACTCAAGCCTCATTGCTGCTCGTTTGGCCACCGATGCTGCAGATGTGAAGTCTGTTATGGCAGAGAGGACTTCTGTGATACTGCAGAACATGACTTCACTTTTAACATCTTTCATAGTTGCTTTCATTATTGAGTGGAGAGTCTCACTTCTCATTCTTGCAATTTTCCCTCTTCTAGTCCTTGCGAATTTCGCTCAG CAACTTTCTCTGAAAGGGTTTGCTGGAGACACTGCCAAGGCACACGCAAAAACCAGTATGATTGCTGGGGAAGGTGTGAGCAACATCCGCACTGTAGCAGCGTTCAATGCACAAGAAAAGATCCTCGAACTCTTCTGTAATGAATTGCGGGTCCCACAACTCCAAAGCCTTCGCCGTAGTCAGTCTGCAGGCCTTCTCTTTGGTCTTTCCCAGCTTGCTCTCTATGCATCCGAGTCCCTTGTTCTTTGGTACGGCGTCCATCTAGTCGGCAGAGGTATCTCCACCTTTTCCAAGGTCATCAAGGTCTTCGTCGTCCTCGTCGTCACTGCTAATTCTGTTGCAGAAACTGTCAGCCTAGCCCCTGAAATTATCCGTGGTGGAGATGCAATCAGCTCAGTATTTTCAATCCTTGACCGGTCAACGGAAATTGAGTCTGATGATCCAGAAGCTGAAACAGTAAAAACTGTCCGGGGGGATATTGAATTACAGCATGTTGATTTCTGTTACCCATCTAGACCCGAGCTCAATGTGTTTAAAGATCTCAGCCTCAGAGTTCGTGCTGGACGAAGCCAGGCTCTTGTTGGCGCAAGTGGGTCTGGTAAGAGCTCTATCATTTCACTGATCTTGAGGTTTTACGACCCAACAGCCGGTAAAGTCATGATTGATGGAAAGGACATTCGACGTTTAAACTTAAAGTCACTACGTCTGAAGATCGGACTTGTGCAACAAGAACCAGCATTGTTTGGAGCGACCATTCTCGAGAATATCGTGTACGGGAAGGAAGGAGCGACAGAGGGAGAAGTAATCGAGGCAGCACGCGCAGCACATGTACATGGTTTCGTGAGTGGATTGCCAGATGGGTACAAGACTCAAGTAGGGGAGAGAGGTATACAACTATCAGGTGGACAGAAACAGAGGATTGCAATTGCCAGGGCTATCCTCAAAGACCCAGCAATTTTGTTGTTAGACGAGGCGACAAGCGCACTTGATGCAGAGTCAGAGTGTGTATTGCAAGAAAGAATTGAGAGGTTAATGAGAGGAAGAACCACGGTGATTGTAGCTCATAGACTATCGACAATTAGACGGGTTGACTGTATAGGAGTAGTACAAGATGGGCGCATAATAGAACAAGGTAGTCATTCTGAATTGGTGAGTAGAAGCGAGGGTGCTTATTCTAGACTCTTGCAGTTGCAACATCATCGTATGTGA
- the LOC113317202 gene encoding ABC transporter B family member 19-like isoform X3 encodes MEEDGEVGNFIHYLSTFLAGLVVGFISAWKLALLSVAVIPGIAFAGGLYAYTLTGLTSKSRKSYANAGIVAEQAIAQVRTVYSFVGENKALNSYSDAIQSTLKLGYKAGMAKGLGIGCTYCIACMSWALVFWYAGVFIRNGQTDGGKAFTAIFSAIVGGMSLGQSFSNLGAFSKGKAAGYKLMEIIKQKPSIIQDSTNGKCLTELKGNIELKNITFSYPSRPDVIIFRNFSISFPAGKTVAVVGGSGSGKSTVVSLMERYYDPHEGLVLLDGTNIRNLQLSWLRDQIGLVNQEPALFATTILGNILYGKPDATMEEIEAAAAAANAHSFISLLYDGYNTQVGERGVQLSGGQKQRIAIARAMLKDPKILLLDEATSALDAGSESIVQEALDRLMVGRTTVVVAHRLSTVRNVDRISVIQQGQVVESGTHEELIAKVGAYASLVHFQEMARYKDFSISLSNRSRSSRLSHSLSTRSLSLRSGSLRKLSYQYSTGADGRIEMISNTDTERKNPAPDGYFFRLLKLNAPEWPYAIIGAAGSVFSGFIGPTFAIVMSNMIEVFYYRDALAMERKTKVFVFIYIGTGIYAVGAYLIQHYFFSIVGENLTTRVRRMMLAAILRNEVGWFDEEENNSSLIAARLATDAADVKSVMAERTSVILQNMTSLLTSFIVAFIIEWRVSLLILAIFPLLVLANFAQQLSLKGFAGDTAKAHAKTSMIAGEGVSNIRTVAAFNAQEKILELFCNELRVPQLQSLRRSQSAGLLFGLSQLALYASESLVLWYGVHLVGRGISTFSKVIKVFVVLVVTANSVAETVSLAPEIIRGGDAISSVFSILDRSTEIESDDPEAETVKTVRGDIELQHVDFCYPSRPELNVFKDLSLRVRAGRSQALVGASGSGKSSIISLILRFYDPTAGKVMIDGKDIRRLNLKSLRLKIGLVQQEPALFGATILENIVYGKEGATEGEVIEAARAAHVHGFVSGLPDGYKTQVGERGIQLSGGQKQRIAIARAILKDPAILLLDEATSALDAESECVLQERIERLMRGRTTVIVAHRLSTIRRVDCIGVVQDGRIIEQGSHSELVSRSEGAYSRLLQLQHHRM; translated from the exons ATGGAGGAAGATGGTGAG GTGGGAAATTTCATACACTATCTTTCAACTTTTCTAGCTGGATTAGTGGTAGGTTTCATATCAGCATGGAAGTTGGCACTATTGAGTGTGGCTGTGATACCGGGGATCGCCTTTGCTGGTGGTTTATATGCTTATACCCTCACTGGTCTCACTTCGAAGAGCCGAAAATCCTATGCAAATGCTGGGATAGTCGCCGAGCAG GCCATTGCACAAGTACGGACAGTTTACTCGTTCGTGGGAGAGAATAAGGCCTTAAATTCTTACTCAGATGCAATACAGAGCACATTGAAACTTGGTTACAAAGCTGGAATGGCCAAAGGCCTAGGAATCGGATGTACATATTGTATTGCATGCATGTCCTGGGCCTTGGTTTTCTGGTATGCAGGAGTTTTCATAAGGAATGGGCAGACAGATGGCGGGAAGGCCTTCACAGCAATTTTCTCGGCCATTGTTGGGGGCAT GAGCTTGGGACAATCATTTTCGAACTTGGGAGCCTTTAGCAAAGGGAAAGCAGCTGGGTACAAACTAATGGAAATTATCAAGCAAAAGCCTTCGATAATACAGGACTCCACTAATGGGAAATGTTTGACAGAGCTTAAGGGGAACATAGAACTAAAAAACATAACCTTTAGCTACCCATCCCGACCAGATGTCATCATCTTTCGGAATTTTTCGATTTCATTTCCTGCTGGAAAGACAGTTGCTGTGGTTGGGGGAAGTGGATCTGGAAAGAGTACTGTTGTATCTCTTATGGAAAGGTACTATGATCCACATGAGG GACTGGTTTTGTTGGATGGCACAAATATTAGGAACCTGCAATTGTCATGGCTACGAGACCAGATTGGATTGGTGAACCAAGAACCAGCTCTTTTTGCTACCACCATTCTAGGAAACATACTATATGGAAAGCCTGATGCAACCATGGAAGAAAtcgaagctgctgctgctgctgccaatgcACATAGTTTCATTTCATTACTCTATGATGGTTATAACACACAG GTTGGAGAACGAGGAGTCCAATTATCTGGTGGTCAGAAACAAAGAATTGCCATAGCAAGAGCCATGCTAAAGGATcccaaaattcttcttcttgatgagGCCACCAGTGCCTTGGATGCAGGCTCTGAGAGCATTGTCCAAGAGGCTCTAGACCGCCTCATGGTTGGCAGAACTACAGTTGTTGTTGCGCATCGCCTTTCCACCGTCAGAAACGTTGACAGGATATCTGTTATCCAGCAAGGCCAAGTTGTTGAGTCTGGGACCCATGAAGAATTGATTGCCAAAGTCGGGGCTTATGCATCCTTAGTTCATTTCCAGGAGATGGCGAGATATAAAGACTTCAGTATTTCCTTATCCAACCGTTCACGGTCGTCACGTCTAAGCCATTCATTATCAACCAGGTCGTTAAGCCTCCGATCAGGGAGCTTAAGGAAATTGAGTTATCAGTATAGTACAGGGGCAGATGGTCGGATAGAAATGATATCCAACACTGACACTGAAAGGAAGAATCCCGCACCAGATGGGTACTTTTTTAGGCTACTTAAATTGAACGCACCTGAATGGCCATATGCAATTATAGGGGCAGCGGGATCAGTCTTTTCTGGATTCATTGGCCCAACCTTTGCTATCGTCATGAGCAATATGATTGAGGTGTTTTACTATAGAGATGCATTGGCAATGGAGAGGAAAACAAAGGTGTTTGTCTTCATATATATTGGAACCGGGATTTACGCAGTAGGCGCGTATTTGATTCAGCATTATTTCTTCAGTATTGTTGGTGAAAACCTAACAACTCGAGTGCGAAGAATGATGCTTGCAG CAATCCTAAGGAATGAAGTGGGTTGGTTCGACGAGGAGGAGAACAACTCAAGCCTCATTGCTGCTCGTTTGGCCACCGATGCTGCAGATGTGAAGTCTGTTATGGCAGAGAGGACTTCTGTGATACTGCAGAACATGACTTCACTTTTAACATCTTTCATAGTTGCTTTCATTATTGAGTGGAGAGTCTCACTTCTCATTCTTGCAATTTTCCCTCTTCTAGTCCTTGCGAATTTCGCTCAG CAACTTTCTCTGAAAGGGTTTGCTGGAGACACTGCCAAGGCACACGCAAAAACCAGTATGATTGCTGGGGAAGGTGTGAGCAACATCCGCACTGTAGCAGCGTTCAATGCACAAGAAAAGATCCTCGAACTCTTCTGTAATGAATTGCGGGTCCCACAACTCCAAAGCCTTCGCCGTAGTCAGTCTGCAGGCCTTCTCTTTGGTCTTTCCCAGCTTGCTCTCTATGCATCCGAGTCCCTTGTTCTTTGGTACGGCGTCCATCTAGTCGGCAGAGGTATCTCCACCTTTTCCAAGGTCATCAAGGTCTTCGTCGTCCTCGTCGTCACTGCTAATTCTGTTGCAGAAACTGTCAGCCTAGCCCCTGAAATTATCCGTGGTGGAGATGCAATCAGCTCAGTATTTTCAATCCTTGACCGGTCAACGGAAATTGAGTCTGATGATCCAGAAGCTGAAACAGTAAAAACTGTCCGGGGGGATATTGAATTACAGCATGTTGATTTCTGTTACCCATCTAGACCCGAGCTCAATGTGTTTAAAGATCTCAGCCTCAGAGTTCGTGCTGGACGAAGCCAGGCTCTTGTTGGCGCAAGTGGGTCTGGTAAGAGCTCTATCATTTCACTGATCTTGAGGTTTTACGACCCAACAGCCGGTAAAGTCATGATTGATGGAAAGGACATTCGACGTTTAAACTTAAAGTCACTACGTCTGAAGATCGGACTTGTGCAACAAGAACCAGCATTGTTTGGAGCGACCATTCTCGAGAATATCGTGTACGGGAAGGAAGGAGCGACAGAGGGAGAAGTAATCGAGGCAGCACGCGCAGCACATGTACATGGTTTCGTGAGTGGATTGCCAGATGGGTACAAGACTCAAGTAGGGGAGAGAGGTATACAACTATCAGGTGGACAGAAACAGAGGATTGCAATTGCCAGGGCTATCCTCAAAGACCCAGCAATTTTGTTGTTAGACGAGGCGACAAGCGCACTTGATGCAGAGTCAGAGTGTGTATTGCAAGAAAGAATTGAGAGGTTAATGAGAGGAAGAACCACGGTGATTGTAGCTCATAGACTATCGACAATTAGACGGGTTGACTGTATAGGAGTAGTACAAGATGGGCGCATAATAGAACAAGGTAGTCATTCTGAATTGGTGAGTAGAAGCGAGGGTGCTTATTCTAGACTCTTGCAGTTGCAACATCATCGTATGTGA
- the LOC113317202 gene encoding ABC transporter B family member 19-like isoform X2: MVRWINRKSLFPTHPLPRKTPLVGNFIHYLSTFLAGLVVGFISAWKLALLSVAVIPGIAFAGGLYAYTLTGLTSKSRKSYANAGIVAEQAIAQVRTVYSFVGENKALNSYSDAIQSTLKLGYKAGMAKGLGIGCTYCIACMSWALVFWYAGVFIRNGQTDGGKAFTAIFSAIVGGMSLGQSFSNLGAFSKGKAAGYKLMEIIKQKPSIIQDSTNGKCLTELKGNIELKNITFSYPSRPDVIIFRNFSISFPAGKTVAVVGGSGSGKSTVVSLMERYYDPHEGLVLLDGTNIRNLQLSWLRDQIGLVNQEPALFATTILGNILYGKPDATMEEIEAAAAAANAHSFISLLYDGYNTQVGERGVQLSGGQKQRIAIARAMLKDPKILLLDEATSALDAGSESIVQEALDRLMVGRTTVVVAHRLSTVRNVDRISVIQQGQVVESGTHEELIAKVGAYASLVHFQEMARYKDFSISLSNRSRSSRLSHSLSTRSLSLRSGSLRKLSYQYSTGADGRIEMISNTDTERKNPAPDGYFFRLLKLNAPEWPYAIIGAAGSVFSGFIGPTFAIVMSNMIEVFYYRDALAMERKTKVFVFIYIGTGIYAVGAYLIQHYFFSIVGENLTTRVRRMMLAAILRNEVGWFDEEENNSSLIAARLATDAADVKSVMAERTSVILQNMTSLLTSFIVAFIIEWRVSLLILAIFPLLVLANFAQQLSLKGFAGDTAKAHAKTSMIAGEGVSNIRTVAAFNAQEKILELFCNELRVPQLQSLRRSQSAGLLFGLSQLALYASESLVLWYGVHLVGRGISTFSKVIKVFVVLVVTANSVAETVSLAPEIIRGGDAISSVFSILDRSTEIESDDPEAETVKTVRGDIELQHVDFCYPSRPELNVFKDLSLRVRAGRSQALVGASGSGKSSIISLILRFYDPTAGKVMIDGKDIRRLNLKSLRLKIGLVQQEPALFGATILENIVYGKEGATEGEVIEAARAAHVHGFVSGLPDGYKTQVGERGIQLSGGQKQRIAIARAILKDPAILLLDEATSALDAESECVLQERIERLMRGRTTVIVAHRLSTIRRVDCIGVVQDGRIIEQGSHSELVSRSEGAYSRLLQLQHHRM; encoded by the exons ATGGTGAGGTGGATAAATAGAAAGTCACTCTTTCCTACGCATCCTTTGCCACGCAAGACTCCGCTG GTGGGAAATTTCATACACTATCTTTCAACTTTTCTAGCTGGATTAGTGGTAGGTTTCATATCAGCATGGAAGTTGGCACTATTGAGTGTGGCTGTGATACCGGGGATCGCCTTTGCTGGTGGTTTATATGCTTATACCCTCACTGGTCTCACTTCGAAGAGCCGAAAATCCTATGCAAATGCTGGGATAGTCGCCGAGCAG GCCATTGCACAAGTACGGACAGTTTACTCGTTCGTGGGAGAGAATAAGGCCTTAAATTCTTACTCAGATGCAATACAGAGCACATTGAAACTTGGTTACAAAGCTGGAATGGCCAAAGGCCTAGGAATCGGATGTACATATTGTATTGCATGCATGTCCTGGGCCTTGGTTTTCTGGTATGCAGGAGTTTTCATAAGGAATGGGCAGACAGATGGCGGGAAGGCCTTCACAGCAATTTTCTCGGCCATTGTTGGGGGCAT GAGCTTGGGACAATCATTTTCGAACTTGGGAGCCTTTAGCAAAGGGAAAGCAGCTGGGTACAAACTAATGGAAATTATCAAGCAAAAGCCTTCGATAATACAGGACTCCACTAATGGGAAATGTTTGACAGAGCTTAAGGGGAACATAGAACTAAAAAACATAACCTTTAGCTACCCATCCCGACCAGATGTCATCATCTTTCGGAATTTTTCGATTTCATTTCCTGCTGGAAAGACAGTTGCTGTGGTTGGGGGAAGTGGATCTGGAAAGAGTACTGTTGTATCTCTTATGGAAAGGTACTATGATCCACATGAGG GACTGGTTTTGTTGGATGGCACAAATATTAGGAACCTGCAATTGTCATGGCTACGAGACCAGATTGGATTGGTGAACCAAGAACCAGCTCTTTTTGCTACCACCATTCTAGGAAACATACTATATGGAAAGCCTGATGCAACCATGGAAGAAAtcgaagctgctgctgctgctgccaatgcACATAGTTTCATTTCATTACTCTATGATGGTTATAACACACAG GTTGGAGAACGAGGAGTCCAATTATCTGGTGGTCAGAAACAAAGAATTGCCATAGCAAGAGCCATGCTAAAGGATcccaaaattcttcttcttgatgagGCCACCAGTGCCTTGGATGCAGGCTCTGAGAGCATTGTCCAAGAGGCTCTAGACCGCCTCATGGTTGGCAGAACTACAGTTGTTGTTGCGCATCGCCTTTCCACCGTCAGAAACGTTGACAGGATATCTGTTATCCAGCAAGGCCAAGTTGTTGAGTCTGGGACCCATGAAGAATTGATTGCCAAAGTCGGGGCTTATGCATCCTTAGTTCATTTCCAGGAGATGGCGAGATATAAAGACTTCAGTATTTCCTTATCCAACCGTTCACGGTCGTCACGTCTAAGCCATTCATTATCAACCAGGTCGTTAAGCCTCCGATCAGGGAGCTTAAGGAAATTGAGTTATCAGTATAGTACAGGGGCAGATGGTCGGATAGAAATGATATCCAACACTGACACTGAAAGGAAGAATCCCGCACCAGATGGGTACTTTTTTAGGCTACTTAAATTGAACGCACCTGAATGGCCATATGCAATTATAGGGGCAGCGGGATCAGTCTTTTCTGGATTCATTGGCCCAACCTTTGCTATCGTCATGAGCAATATGATTGAGGTGTTTTACTATAGAGATGCATTGGCAATGGAGAGGAAAACAAAGGTGTTTGTCTTCATATATATTGGAACCGGGATTTACGCAGTAGGCGCGTATTTGATTCAGCATTATTTCTTCAGTATTGTTGGTGAAAACCTAACAACTCGAGTGCGAAGAATGATGCTTGCAG CAATCCTAAGGAATGAAGTGGGTTGGTTCGACGAGGAGGAGAACAACTCAAGCCTCATTGCTGCTCGTTTGGCCACCGATGCTGCAGATGTGAAGTCTGTTATGGCAGAGAGGACTTCTGTGATACTGCAGAACATGACTTCACTTTTAACATCTTTCATAGTTGCTTTCATTATTGAGTGGAGAGTCTCACTTCTCATTCTTGCAATTTTCCCTCTTCTAGTCCTTGCGAATTTCGCTCAG CAACTTTCTCTGAAAGGGTTTGCTGGAGACACTGCCAAGGCACACGCAAAAACCAGTATGATTGCTGGGGAAGGTGTGAGCAACATCCGCACTGTAGCAGCGTTCAATGCACAAGAAAAGATCCTCGAACTCTTCTGTAATGAATTGCGGGTCCCACAACTCCAAAGCCTTCGCCGTAGTCAGTCTGCAGGCCTTCTCTTTGGTCTTTCCCAGCTTGCTCTCTATGCATCCGAGTCCCTTGTTCTTTGGTACGGCGTCCATCTAGTCGGCAGAGGTATCTCCACCTTTTCCAAGGTCATCAAGGTCTTCGTCGTCCTCGTCGTCACTGCTAATTCTGTTGCAGAAACTGTCAGCCTAGCCCCTGAAATTATCCGTGGTGGAGATGCAATCAGCTCAGTATTTTCAATCCTTGACCGGTCAACGGAAATTGAGTCTGATGATCCAGAAGCTGAAACAGTAAAAACTGTCCGGGGGGATATTGAATTACAGCATGTTGATTTCTGTTACCCATCTAGACCCGAGCTCAATGTGTTTAAAGATCTCAGCCTCAGAGTTCGTGCTGGACGAAGCCAGGCTCTTGTTGGCGCAAGTGGGTCTGGTAAGAGCTCTATCATTTCACTGATCTTGAGGTTTTACGACCCAACAGCCGGTAAAGTCATGATTGATGGAAAGGACATTCGACGTTTAAACTTAAAGTCACTACGTCTGAAGATCGGACTTGTGCAACAAGAACCAGCATTGTTTGGAGCGACCATTCTCGAGAATATCGTGTACGGGAAGGAAGGAGCGACAGAGGGAGAAGTAATCGAGGCAGCACGCGCAGCACATGTACATGGTTTCGTGAGTGGATTGCCAGATGGGTACAAGACTCAAGTAGGGGAGAGAGGTATACAACTATCAGGTGGACAGAAACAGAGGATTGCAATTGCCAGGGCTATCCTCAAAGACCCAGCAATTTTGTTGTTAGACGAGGCGACAAGCGCACTTGATGCAGAGTCAGAGTGTGTATTGCAAGAAAGAATTGAGAGGTTAATGAGAGGAAGAACCACGGTGATTGTAGCTCATAGACTATCGACAATTAGACGGGTTGACTGTATAGGAGTAGTACAAGATGGGCGCATAATAGAACAAGGTAGTCATTCTGAATTGGTGAGTAGAAGCGAGGGTGCTTATTCTAGACTCTTGCAGTTGCAACATCATCGTATGTGA